In the genome of Christensenella timonensis, one region contains:
- a CDS encoding BlaI/MecI/CopY family transcriptional regulator, with product MKTTLTGPEWAVMSALWGKQPQTLSGVIKSMGDTVSWSYTTYATYLSKLCKKGFVGFDLKGRDKFYYPLVQMEECVRAESKNIFEKMSGAGAKQLLVCMIREGNLTKEDQQELKALIDELSEGSD from the coding sequence ATGAAAACAACTTTAACCGGGCCGGAATGGGCTGTGATGTCCGCCTTGTGGGGAAAGCAGCCGCAAACGCTGTCCGGGGTCATCAAATCTATGGGCGATACGGTCTCCTGGAGCTACACGACGTATGCGACATACCTTTCCAAACTGTGTAAAAAGGGTTTTGTAGGCTTTGACCTCAAAGGGAGGGACAAGTTTTACTATCCGCTGGTGCAGATGGAGGAATGTGTCCGGGCAGAAAGCAAAAATATCTTCGAGAAGATGAGCGGTGCGGGCGCCAAACAGCTTTTGGTATGCATGATCCGCGAAGGCAATCTTACGAAAGAGGATCAGCAAGAGCTGAAAGCCCTGATCGACGAACTTTCCGAAGGAA